The following nucleotide sequence is from Pseudomonas sp. RC10.
TCAAGGCGGCTGCCGAGGAACTGTCGGTGACGCCCGCGGCCATTTCCCATCAGGTCAAAACGCTGGAAGCCTGGCTGGGCGCGATGCTCTTCGTTCGGTCCGGGCAGGGCGTGGCGCTCACGCAAGAGGGCGAGCAGCTGTATCGCCAGAGCCATCAGGCGTTGCTGGACATCCGTCGCAGCCTGGAAAGCTTCAGCCCTGAAACGGCTTCTCAAACCCTGACGCTGTCGACCACGCCCGCGCTGGCATCGGCGTGGCTGATTCCTCGGTTGGGCCGTTTTTATCGGGCATTTCCCGAGTTCAACGTTCATGTCGACACCAGTAATGAATTGGTCGATTTGCAGCGCGATTCCAGCATCGATCTGGCCATCCGCACCGTCAGCCGCGACGACCCGAGCCTGTTTCAGCAGGACCTGATGAATGAGTGTTTCGGCGTCTATGGCGCGCCCGGTCTGCTGGACGCGCTGGACGAGCATCGGGTGGAATTGATCGATCTGCGCTGGCCAATGCCGGGTGCCTTTTCGGTCAACTGGAAAAGCTGGTGCGAGGCGGCAGGTAGCCAGCGCTGGCTGGGAACGGCGCGAATTCGCCAGTTCGACGACGAGCATTACGCCTTGAGCGCCGCAGTCGCCGGGCATGGGCTGGTGCTGGCGAGCACTGTGCTGGTGGCGGACAGCGTAGCGCGAGGGGAATTGGTGGCGTTCAGGCCGGAGGTCAGCCTGCCCGGCCCGCGTTATGTGGCAGTGTGCGTGCCGGGTCGTGAGCGTGATCCACAGGTGAAGGCGTTTTTGGCGTGGCTGTCGGAAGAGGCGGCGGCCACACCCTTACGCTGAATGTCAGGGCTTGCGCGGCAACAACCCCGGCACCGCGTGGGTCAACGCGTGAATCGCAAACCCGATAAACATCACCCCGCACAGCCGCGTGATGGTCAGTTCGTGGCGCTGATACAGGGTACGCACGTGGCGAGCGCCGACCACGCCGACGATGATGCCGTAGGCCGCGATGCCGCCCAACGTGCTGATCAGAATCAACAGCGGCAGCATCGACCAGTTCAGCAGATCGACCCGGCTGGAAAGCAGCGCGGTGAACGTCGCCACTGCCACCGGGTAGGCCTTCGGGTTGGTCAGGCCAAACATGATGCCGTGCCAGAACGGGTGGCGGGCTGGGGCTTTGGGCTCGTCTTCGCTGCTGCGTTTGGCGCGAATCGCCCGCCAGCCGAGCCAGAACAGGAACAGTCCACTGATGACCCCCAGCACGTCGAAGGTCGTTGACCCGATGACCTTGGCGCCGATGATCGCGGCCAGCGCGGTGCTGCACCAGATCACATCCCCCAGCAGATGCCCGCAGAGAAACGCCGCACCCGCGCGTCGCCCCTTGGACGCGCCGATGCCGAACACCGCCAGCACGCCGGGGCCGGGCGAAATGGCGTAGATGAAGCCCGAGGCGAGGACGGCAAGCAGCAACGAAGGGGTCATGACGGAAATATCCTGCAAAGTAAGTGGCCGAGTGTAGATGAGAGGATGGCTCCGTTTCGAGAGAATTCATACGTTCAAAGAAGACGTATCGAGGTTGTAAAAAAACCATACAGAACGTAAAAAGTGCGCCGAGAAACGATCCCTCCTGGAGCTTCACTGTCGATGACCACCCCACGCCGACCTGCAGCCGGTTTTCCGCGCCGCCTGCTGCCGCTGAGTATTGCCTTCGTCTCGCCATGGCTGGCCGCACAAGAGGCTGAGCCGCTGACGCTCGACGCCGTGAAGGTCTCAGGCGAGCAGGCGTCGATCTACCAGGCCAGCAGCACGTCGGTGGGCGGTTTCAACGAAGCGCCACTGCGCGACACG
It contains:
- a CDS encoding LysR substrate-binding domain-containing protein, whose product is MFSTLPLNALRTFEAAARLGSFKAAAEELSVTPAAISHQVKTLEAWLGAMLFVRSGQGVALTQEGEQLYRQSHQALLDIRRSLESFSPETASQTLTLSTTPALASAWLIPRLGRFYRAFPEFNVHVDTSNELVDLQRDSSIDLAIRTVSRDDPSLFQQDLMNECFGVYGAPGLLDALDEHRVELIDLRWPMPGAFSVNWKSWCEAAGSQRWLGTARIRQFDDEHYALSAAVAGHGLVLASTVLVADSVARGELVAFRPEVSLPGPRYVAVCVPGRERDPQVKAFLAWLSEEAAATPLR
- a CDS encoding LysE family translocator; its protein translation is MTPSLLLAVLASGFIYAISPGPGVLAVFGIGASKGRRAGAAFLCGHLLGDVIWCSTALAAIIGAKVIGSTTFDVLGVISGLFLFWLGWRAIRAKRSSEDEPKAPARHPFWHGIMFGLTNPKAYPVAVATFTALLSSRVDLLNWSMLPLLILISTLGGIAAYGIIVGVVGARHVRTLYQRHELTITRLCGVMFIGFAIHALTHAVPGLLPRKP